A genome region from Panicum virgatum strain AP13 chromosome 4K, P.virgatum_v5, whole genome shotgun sequence includes the following:
- the LOC120702962 gene encoding NF-X1-type zinc finger protein NFXL1-like — translation MQPSTDRRRGGGPVATASRPVWRPRSSAPAAGPDAAAAAPILPLPTPAAEVRPPHRRSRRPNHGNNHNRRPAPPQEQSDSAGHQRRPAPRQEQNGNADHHRRPAPHQEQNGNAGHHRRGPPPERPAPAAPAPASARVRTPAPPPPAAAAIGRDGSVPQLVQEIQDKLARGAVECMICYDMVRRSAPIWSCDSCFSIFHLPCIRKWVRSPASAADASPAADPASPSWRCPGCQSVYTTPARDLAYNCFCGRQRDPPNDHFLTPHSCGEPCSKPLERAEPPGAKGEDADATRCPHVCVLQCHPGPCPPCKAFAPDRPCPCGKQIIVRRCADRSTPVTCGRPCERMLPCKRHRCEKVCHTGPCGDCSVVISARCFCGKKNEALLCGDMVVKGKLSEEDGVFSCSEPCGHTLACGNHVCKDMCHPGPCGECEFMPGKVTTCHCGKTRLQESRASCLDPIPTCDKICDKKLPCGVHNCKVNCHEGECPPCLVRVEQKCRCGSSGRMVECYQVKKEEFRCNKPCGHKKNCGRHRCSECCCPLSRKFAQLEGGDWDPHLCQISCGKKLRCGQHACQLLCHSGHCPPCLETIFTDLTCACGRTSIPPPLPCGTPTPSCSHQCSVPQPCGHPASHSCHFGDCPPCVVPVMRECIGGHVMLRNIPCGSKDIRCNQPCGKNRQCGIHACNRTCHPAPCDQPLANGDASSSSGGKASCGQVCGAARRECKHTCTAPCHPSSQCPDLRCEFPVSITCSCGRITATVPCGAGGPFSSDNMFEVSIIQKLPMPLQPVESNGRRVPLGQRKLSCDDECAKMEKKRVLAEAFDITPPNLDALHFGENSSASDLVSDLFRRDPKWVVAIEERCKFLVLGKVRGSSSNNLKLHVFCPMLKDKRDAIRLIADRWKLSVQSAGWEPKRFITIHVTPKSKPPARILGSKAGAPVTATHPYFDPLVDMDPRLVVAMLDLPRDADVNALVLRFGGECELVWLNDKNAIAVFNDPARAATALRRLDYGSAYQGAAMFMPSSAQASSSGNVWVGGQKDGGLAARSNPWKKAEPDLPTGDWTGVAGHAPASGWRGANTATQVMGTQNRWNVLESDAATSSGPSEDRKTAPHTDAGYSAAPNSGNTGPSVSKLQPDIEVDDWEEACE, via the coding sequence ATGCAGCCCTCCACcgatcgccgccgcgggggTGGACCCGTGGCCACCGCCTCCCGCCCCGTGTGGCGCCCGCGCTCCTCCGCCCCGGCCGCgggccccgacgccgccgccgccgccccgatcCTGCCCCTCCCTACCCCTGCCGCGGAGGTCCGCCCGCCccaccgccgctcgcgccgtccCAATCACGGGAACAACCACAatcgccgccccgccccgcctcaGGAGCAGAGCGACAGCGCgggccaccagcgccgcccggCCCCGCGTCAGGAGCAGAACGGCAACGCggaccaccatcgccgccccgccccgcatCAGGAGCAGAACGGCAACGCCGGCCACCATCGCCGTGGCCCGCCGCCCGAGAGGCCGGCTCCCGCTGCGCCTGCCCCCGCCTCCGCCCGTGTGCGCACCcctgctccgcctcctccggcggcggcggcgattggGCGCGATGGGTCGGTGCCTCAGCTGGTCCAGGAGATCCAGGACAAGCTGGCGCGGGGCGCGGTGGAGTGCATGATCTGCTACGACATGGTGCGGCGGTCGGCGCCCATCTGGTCCTGCGACAGCTGCTTCTCCATCTtccacctcccctgcatccGCAAGTGGGTGCGCtccccggcctccgccgccgatgccTCCCCGGCGGCAGACCCTGCCTCCCCGTCCTGGCGCTGCCCGGGGTGCCAGTCCGTGTATACCACTCCCGCCCGTGACCTCGCCTACAACTGCTTCTGCGGGCGCCAGCGGGATCCCCCCAACGACCACTTCCTCACGCCCCACTCCTGTGGCGAGCCCTGCTCCAAGCCACTGGAGAGGGCAGAACCCCCAGGTGCCAAGGGGGAGGATGCAGACGCCACCAGGTGCCCACATGTCTGCGTCCTGCAGTGCCACCCGGGGCCGTGCCCGCCCTGCAAGGCATTTGCACCGGACAGGCCCTGCCCCTGTGGGAAGCAGATCATCGTGCGGCGGTGTGCGGACCGCAGCACGCCTGTGACCTGTGGCCGCCCGTGCGAGCGGATGCTGCCCTGCAAAAGGCATCGTTGCGAGAAGGTTTGCCACACAGGGCCTTGTGGAGATTGCTCTGTTGTTATCTCTGCACGGTGCTTCTGCGGGAAGAAGAATGAGGCCCTGCTGTGTGGAGACATGGTGGTGAAGGGGAAGCTGTCTGAGGAGGACGGGGTGTTTTCTTGCAGTGAACCCTGTGGCCACACACTTGCTTGTGGGAATCATGTCTGCAAGGATATGTGCCACCCAGGACCTTGTGGTGAGTGCGAGTTCATGCCAGGGAAGGTCACTACATGCCATTGTGGCAAGACAAGGCTGCAGGAGAGTAGGGCAAGTTGCTTGGACCCGATCCCAACCTGTGACAAGATCTGCGATAAGAAATTGCCATGTGGGGTGCATAATTGCAAGGTCAATTGCCATGAGGGAGAGTGCCCGCCTTGCTTGGTCCGTGTTGAGCAGAAGTGCCGCTGTGGCTCATCAGGCCGGATGGTGGAGTGTTACCAGGTTAAGAAGGAAGAGTTCCGCTGCAACAAGCCTTGTGGCCACAAGAAGAACTGTGGGAGGCATCGGTGCAGTGAGTGCTGTTGTCCACTGTCAAGGAAGTTCGCTCAGCTTGAAGGTGGTGACTGGGATCCCCATCTCTGCCAGATATCATGTGGGAAGAAGCTCCGCTGTGGGCAGCATGCATGCCAGCTACTCTGCCACAGCGGTCATTGCCCGCCCTGTTTGGAGACTATATTCACTGATCTCACTTGTGCCTGTGGCAGAACTTCTATCCCGCCACCTCTGCCTTGTGGCACACCAACTCCATCATGCTCACATCAGTGTTCAGTCCCCCAGCCTTGTGGCCATCCAGCCTCACATTCATGTCATTTTGGAGACTGTCCACCTTGTGTCGTGCCAGTAATGAGAGAATGCATAGGGGGACATGTAATGCTGAGGAACATCCCCTGTGGATCAAAGGATATCAGGTGCAACCAACCATGTGGCAAGAATCGCCAATGTGGAATCCATGCTTGCAACAGGACTTGCCATCCTGCCCCTTGTGATCAGCCACTTGCAAATGGGGATGCTAGCTCAAGCTCTGGTGGCAAAGCTTCTTGTGGACAGGTATGTGGTGCTGCTAGGAGAGAATGTAAGCATACATGCACTGCCCCATgccacccatcatcacaatgcCCAGATTTGAGATGTGAATTCCCTGTGTCTATTACCTGTTCTTGCGGCCGTATCACTGCAACTGTTCCTTGTGGTGCTGGGGGACCCTTCAGCAGTGATAATATGTTTGAAGTCTCCATCATACAGAAGTTGCCAATGCCACTCCAGCCTGTGGAATCAAATGGGAGGAGGGTGCCCCTTGGGCAAAGGAAGCTTTCTTGTGATGATGAGTGTGCAAAGATGGAGAAGAAGAGGGTCCTTGCTGAAGCATTTGACATCACCCCGCCCAATTTGGATGCATTGCATTTTGGTGAGAACTCAAGTGCATCAGATTTGGTTTCTGACTTGTTCCGTCGCGATCCAAAGTGGGTGGTGGCCATAGAAGAGAGGTGCAAGTTCCTTGTACTTGGCAAGGTGAGGGGCAGTTCTTCGAACAATCTTAAACTGCATGTCTTTTGTCCCATGTTGAAGGACAAGAGGGATGCTATCAGACTCATTGCAGACCGGTGGAAGCTTTCTGTTCAGTCAGCTGGTTGGGAGCCCAAGCGTTTTATTACCATCCATGTCACACCCAAGTCGAAACCGCCTGCTCGCATCCTTGGCTCCAAGGCAGGTGCCCCTGTCACAGCTACCCATCCCTACTTTGATCCTCTGGTTGACATGGATCCGAGGCTGGTCGTTGCAATGCTGGACCTGCCACGGGATGCTGATGTCAATGCTCTAGTCCTAAGGTTTGGCGGGGAATGTGAATTAGTCTGGCTGAATGACAAGAATGCCATAGCTGTCTTCAATGATCCTGCTAGAGCAGCAACAGCTCTGAGGCGGCTGGATTATGGGTCTGCTTACCAGGGTGCTGCAATGTTTATGCCAAGCAGTGCTCAGGCATCTTCTTCAGGTAATGTGTGGGTTGGAGGACAGAAGGATGGAGGGCTTGCTGCTAGGAGCAATCCATGGAAGAAGGCTGAGCCTGACCTGCCCACCGGAGACTGGACTGGTGTGGCTGGCCATGCTCCAGCATCAGGTTGGAGAGGCGCCAACACCGCGACTCAAGTTATGGGGACACAAAACCGATGGAATGTTCTGGAATCTGATGCTGCCACAAGCTCGGGCCCAAGTGAGGATCGGAAGACTGCTCCTCATACGGATGCCGGATATAGTGCGGCACCTAATTCTGGGAACACTGGGCCATCGGTGAGCAAGCTGCAGCCGGACATTGAGGTGGACGACTGGGAAGAAGCTTGCGAAtga